Below is a window of Impatiens glandulifera chromosome 2, dImpGla2.1, whole genome shotgun sequence DNA.
GGTAATTTACCGTCGTCATTGATAAAACACATACAGGCGGTTTAAGGCTACCCGAGCTACAGCCCGGGCCGGCTTGCACTTGGCTCTGCCCACAATCCACAAATTGGTAATCAACAATAAGGTGACCCTGGGCAATCCCACTTCCGTCGGTGTCAAGCTGCCTGAACACACCCTCGTCTAAATCCAACCCTACGTTGCTGCACTGATCCACTATCCTTACCGTCCTTTTTGCCCCTGTCCGTCTATTCGTCACCTGTAATTAgtacatattaattaattagatcaCAATCTCAATCACTATCAGATCAGATCAGAGATCATATAAATATGCGTACCAGGAGACACTTGCCACACGATGCCTGCCCTCTTGGGCCGACGGGACCGCAAAAGGCTGTCCAACCATACTTCATCCTCCAAGAGAGGGGCTTGTTGCCGTCCCAAGTTAACCTGCTGGGGGTTGTAGAAATGATAAGTGGCCCTCACGTTCGACGCGCTTCCGCCTGCTGGGGCATCTCCACGACAGTTACTCTGGCAACCACTTGATGGGAGACAATAGTCGTCGGTCGTCCCACAGTATCCCCACTGGCTGCAGCATATGTTGTTATCGCACAACCTCCCACCGGCTTGCCGACCGCACTGTTGCCCGCTCACGGTCACGCCCACGCTTAagctaaataatattattacgcATCTCAGCATCATCAGAACAATAGTCATCTATTTTCTATTACGGCCACCCATGCCTGTTATACAACactactaatatatatatattcgttTCACCTAGCTTAGATCTCAGAATTAATTTTTTGGGTAAGACACTTTATCTAGCTCGCCGTTGTTGACCGTAAGAGGGACatattaattgttttgtttatctgTTTGAATGACTTATTTCaggattatttttaattgagaatcctatttaattaataatttattcattattaattaaatcataaactgtaattataaaaatacgtttaaacataaattacaaaatattcattatatatatgtatgaataatttatttttatctaaatagttattttaattatttaaaaaatatattattaataatttgaaacaaaatagttattaatatttattaatttcatgtAGATGTAGAGTAGTTCGATTTGAATATCTAGTTATCACAttcttaaatcatttaaaatgtaTAGTATTGTAATATAAGTAGTTAGTTAAT
It encodes the following:
- the LOC124927220 gene encoding LOW QUALITY PROTEIN: wound-induced protein WIN1-like (The sequence of the model RefSeq protein was modified relative to this genomic sequence to represent the inferred CDS: inserted 2 bases in 1 codon), which codes for MTIVLMMLRCVIILFSLSVGVTVSGQQCGRQAGGRLCDNNICCSQWGYCGTTDDYCLPSSGCQSNCRGDAPAGGSASNVRATYHFYNPQQXLTWDGNKPLSWRMKYGWTAFCGPVGPRGQASCGKCLLVTNRRTGAKRTVRIVDQCSNVGLDLDEGVFRQLDTDGSGIAQGHLIVDYQFVDCGQSQVQAGPGCSSGSLKPPVCVLSMTTVNYRRDWLFSVAKSQK